In a single window of the Mycobacterium bourgelatii genome:
- a CDS encoding TIGR03084 family metal-binding protein has protein sequence MAGPGPIVADLAAESDELDDLVAALPPEGWAKATPAPGWTIAHQIAHLLWTDRVALLSVTDEDGFAKVLTEAAADPSGFVDAAAEELAKLPPEELLNDWRVTRRSLHDELQKVTDGRKLPWFGPPMSAASMATARLMETWAHGLDVADALGVTRPATARLRSIAHLGVRTRDYSYVVNNLTPPSEPFLVELRGPDGDIWSWGPSDAAQRVTGSAEDFCYLVTQRRALKTLDLTAEGEDAQRWLSIAQAFAGPPGPGR, from the coding sequence ATGGCGGGTCCGGGTCCAATAGTCGCTGACTTGGCGGCAGAGAGCGACGAGCTCGATGATCTGGTGGCGGCGCTGCCCCCAGAGGGGTGGGCGAAAGCCACGCCGGCGCCAGGGTGGACCATCGCACACCAGATCGCTCACCTGTTGTGGACCGATCGGGTGGCGCTGCTCTCGGTCACCGATGAGGACGGATTCGCAAAGGTGTTGACCGAGGCCGCGGCCGATCCCAGCGGTTTCGTCGACGCCGCCGCCGAGGAACTGGCGAAGCTTCCACCGGAAGAGCTGCTCAATGACTGGCGGGTTACCCGGCGAAGCCTGCACGACGAGTTGCAGAAGGTTACCGACGGCCGCAAGTTGCCGTGGTTCGGTCCGCCGATGAGCGCCGCGTCGATGGCCACCGCTCGGTTGATGGAGACCTGGGCGCACGGTCTCGACGTCGCCGACGCGCTCGGTGTCACACGACCCGCGACTGCGCGGCTTCGGTCTATCGCGCACCTCGGGGTCCGGACTCGCGACTACTCCTATGTGGTCAACAATCTGACTCCGCCCAGCGAACCCTTCTTGGTCGAGTTGCGCGGGCCCGACGGCGACATCTGGTCGTGGGGGCCGTCCGATGCGGCCCAGCGGGTGACCGGATCCGCCGAGGACTTCTGCTACCTGGTGACGCAGCGGCGTGCGCTGAAGACGCTCGATCTGACGGCCGAGGGGGAGGACGCGCAGCGGTGGTTGTCGATCGCGCAAGCCTTCGCGGGCCCGCCCGGCCCGGGGCGATGA
- a CDS encoding MFS transporter, protein MGSVIRSRTHAIAPVDLWRSVRSLPDFWRLLLVRITSQFGDGLFQAGLAGALLFNPDRATDPVSIARAFAVLFLPYSLLGPFAGALMDRWDRRLVLVGANVGRLAFIAAVGSILALGAGDVLLLCGALLANGLARFVNSGLSASLPHVVPREQVVTMNSVAIASGAISAFLGANFMFVLRLIVGERDSGASVVIFTAAVPVLIALALSLRFAPRALGPDDTKRAIHGSVVYAVITGWVHGVRTVVQLPSVGAALSGLAAHRMVVGINSLIILLLVHHLGGGETEGLGTAVMFFAATGLGAFLANVLTPGLIRRWGRYATANWALTAAAAIQLAAVGLQLPVMVVCGFLLGLAGQVVKLCADSAMQIDVDDALRGHVFAVQDALFWVAFIAAVAVAAIAIPDDGRAPWFVFFGSVVYAAGLVVHTLVGRRSNSTATGLSGGNDGGSGSNSR, encoded by the coding sequence ATGGGTTCTGTGATTCGCAGCCGGACGCACGCCATCGCACCCGTCGACCTGTGGCGATCGGTGCGCAGCCTGCCGGACTTCTGGCGTCTGCTGCTGGTTCGGATAACCAGTCAGTTCGGTGACGGGCTCTTCCAGGCGGGTCTAGCGGGAGCCCTGCTGTTCAATCCGGACCGCGCGACAGATCCGGTGTCGATCGCGCGAGCCTTCGCGGTGTTGTTTCTGCCGTACTCGTTGTTGGGGCCGTTCGCCGGGGCACTGATGGACCGTTGGGATCGGCGGCTGGTACTCGTCGGTGCCAACGTCGGTCGGCTGGCCTTCATCGCCGCGGTGGGCTCGATTCTGGCGTTGGGCGCCGGCGACGTGTTGCTGTTGTGCGGAGCTCTGCTGGCCAACGGTTTGGCCCGGTTCGTCAACTCGGGGCTGTCGGCTTCGTTGCCGCACGTGGTGCCACGCGAGCAGGTGGTCACGATGAATTCGGTGGCCATCGCGTCGGGAGCGATCTCGGCCTTCCTCGGCGCCAACTTCATGTTCGTACTTCGCCTCATCGTGGGCGAACGCGACAGCGGGGCATCGGTGGTGATCTTTACCGCCGCCGTTCCGGTGTTGATCGCGTTGGCGTTGTCGCTGAGGTTCGCTCCACGGGCACTGGGCCCGGACGACACCAAGCGGGCCATTCACGGGTCGGTGGTCTACGCGGTGATCACCGGTTGGGTGCACGGCGTGCGGACCGTCGTCCAGTTGCCGTCGGTGGGTGCGGCGCTGTCCGGTTTGGCCGCACACCGGATGGTCGTCGGGATCAATTCGCTGATCATCTTGTTGCTGGTGCACCACCTGGGAGGCGGGGAAACCGAAGGGTTGGGCACCGCGGTGATGTTCTTCGCAGCCACCGGCCTGGGCGCCTTCCTGGCGAATGTGTTGACGCCTGGGCTGATCCGACGTTGGGGACGGTATGCAACGGCCAATTGGGCGCTGACTGCGGCTGCGGCCATCCAGCTTGCGGCCGTCGGGTTGCAACTCCCGGTGATGGTGGTGTGCGGCTTCCTGCTTGGTTTGGCTGGTCAAGTGGTCAAACTCTGCGCCGACTCGGCCATGCAGATCGATGTCGACGACGCGCTGCGAGGACACGTGTTCGCCGTACAAGACGCTCTGTTCTGGGTCGCCTTCATCGCCGCAGTGGCCGTCGCCGCCATAGCGATACCCGATGACGGGCGCGCGCCGTGGTTCGTATTCTTCGGGTCGGTGGTCTACGCGGCCGGACTCGTCGTGCACACTCTGGTCGGCCGACGGAGCAACTCGACTGCAACAGGCCTTTCGGGAGGTAATGATGGCGGGTCCGGGTCCAATAGTCGCTGA
- a CDS encoding YqgE/AlgH family protein, with protein sequence MVAPQEDPEDYIAPAAQRVRAGTLLLANTDLLEPTFRRSVIYIVEHNDGGTLGVVLNRPSETAVYNVLPQWAKIAAKPKTMFLGGPVKRDAALCLGVLKIGAEADDAVGLRHVAGRMVMVDLDADPEAIAPLVEGVRIFAGYSGWTIGQLEGEIERDDWIVLSGLPSDVLVGPREDLWGQVLRRQPLPLSLLATHPIDLSRN encoded by the coding sequence CTGGTGGCACCGCAGGAAGACCCCGAGGACTACATCGCACCTGCCGCCCAACGGGTACGGGCGGGCACCCTGCTGCTGGCCAACACCGACCTCCTCGAACCGACGTTTCGCCGCAGCGTGATCTACATCGTCGAACACAACGACGGCGGCACCTTGGGCGTAGTGCTCAACCGCCCCAGCGAAACCGCTGTTTACAACGTGTTGCCGCAGTGGGCCAAAATCGCGGCGAAGCCGAAGACGATGTTCCTCGGCGGCCCCGTGAAGCGCGACGCGGCCCTGTGTCTGGGCGTGCTGAAGATCGGTGCGGAAGCGGACGACGCGGTGGGCCTGCGACACGTCGCGGGACGCATGGTCATGGTTGACCTGGACGCCGACCCCGAAGCCATCGCACCGCTGGTGGAAGGCGTGCGGATCTTCGCCGGATACTCCGGATGGACCATCGGCCAGCTCGAAGGCGAGATCGAGCGCGACGATTGGATTGTCTTGTCCGGGCTGCCATCTGACGTTCTGGTCGGGCCCAGAGAAGACCTGTGGGGTCAGGTATTGCGCCGCCAGCCGCTCCCCCTGTCATTGTTGGCCACCCACCCGATCGACCTCAGCCGCAACTAG
- a CDS encoding LpqN/LpqT family lipoprotein, translated as MITNARTWRVFVGGMAAGFVGVLLLAGGKASADPAFPAPPIPAPGPAQLSAPPVQNLTALPGGVANNRLAPAPAQAPALAPVPVQAPVAAPIAPAAPAPAAAPVPVPAAPAPGAVAPAPAPAAAAPAGIAPMPPSNTPAIAGTLRDYFHSKGVRLEPQRPEGFNALEITLPVPPRWMHIPDPNVPDAFVVIADRLGNSIYTSNAQVVVYKLIGDFDPAEAIAHGYVDSQKLLAWQTTNASLENMGTFPSSKIEGTYRENDMTLNTSRRHVIATSGTDKYWVSLSVTTAATQAVSDAPATDAIVNGFRVAPPGTAAATAPAPASAPVAPPAAPSRQLPVPGTAPVQQPLTGVAPGAAAPGTGPAAQPPLVTLAPVPGR; from the coding sequence ATGATCACGAACGCGCGTACCTGGCGAGTCTTCGTCGGGGGCATGGCAGCCGGCTTCGTCGGCGTCCTGCTGCTTGCGGGCGGAAAAGCATCGGCAGATCCAGCATTCCCGGCGCCTCCCATCCCCGCCCCCGGCCCGGCGCAGCTGAGCGCCCCGCCCGTCCAGAACCTCACCGCGCTGCCCGGCGGCGTTGCCAACAACAGGCTCGCCCCGGCTCCCGCGCAGGCACCGGCCCTGGCGCCAGTCCCGGTGCAGGCGCCCGTAGCGGCACCGATTGCGCCCGCGGCACCAGCCCCCGCGGCGGCGCCCGTCCCCGTCCCTGCCGCACCGGCGCCGGGCGCGGTAGCGCCGGCCCCAGCTCCTGCCGCAGCGGCGCCCGCCGGGATAGCGCCGATGCCGCCGAGTAACACTCCGGCCATCGCGGGCACGCTGCGCGATTACTTCCACAGCAAAGGCGTCAGGCTGGAGCCGCAGCGGCCCGAGGGCTTCAACGCACTCGAGATCACCCTTCCGGTGCCCCCGCGCTGGATGCACATCCCCGACCCCAACGTGCCCGATGCGTTCGTCGTCATCGCTGACCGATTGGGCAACAGCATCTACACCTCGAACGCGCAGGTAGTGGTGTACAAACTGATCGGCGACTTCGACCCGGCCGAGGCCATCGCGCACGGCTATGTGGACAGTCAGAAACTCCTCGCCTGGCAAACCACCAATGCCTCGCTGGAGAACATGGGGACCTTCCCTTCGTCGAAAATCGAGGGCACATACCGCGAAAATGACATGACGCTCAACACCTCGCGGCGCCACGTCATCGCGACGTCCGGAACCGACAAGTACTGGGTCTCGCTGTCGGTGACCACCGCCGCCACCCAGGCGGTCAGCGATGCCCCGGCCACGGACGCCATCGTCAACGGCTTCCGCGTTGCGCCGCCGGGAACCGCCGCCGCCACCGCGCCGGCACCGGCGTCGGCGCCGGTCGCTCCTCCCGCCGCACCTTCTCGGCAGCTACCGGTTCCCGGAACGGCACCGGTGCAGCAGCCGCTCACCGGCGTGGCACCCGGTGCCGCCGCACCCGGCACCGGCCCTGCGGCCCAGCCGCCACTGGTTACCTTGGCGCCGGTACCCGGTCGCTGA
- the leuS gene encoding leucine--tRNA ligase, whose protein sequence is MTESPTSSTGSADAAQEVASSTPPYRYTAGLAATVERAWQENWARLGTFNVPNPVGSLAPADGGAVPEDKLFVLDMFPYPSGDGLHVGHPLGYIATDVYARYYRMHGRNVLHALGFDSFGLPAEQYAVQTGTHPRTRTEANIVNFRRQLGRLGLAHDSRRTFSTTDVDFYKWTQWIFLQIYNAWFDTTANKARPISELISEFESGARSLDDGRSWQDLTAGERADIVDSHRLVYRADSLVNWCPGLGTVLANEEVTSDGRSDRGNFPVFRKRLRQWMMRITAYADRLLEDLDLLDWPEKIKTMQRNWIGRSTGAAALFSATLASGERAGTNVDLEVFTTRPDTLFGATYLVLAPEHDLVDELVTEAWPDGVEPSWTYGGSTPAEAVAAYRRAIAAKSDLERQESREKTGVFLGSYATNPANGAAVPIFIADYVLAGYGTGAIMAVPGHDQRDWDFAHAFGLPILEVIAGGDISEAAYTGDGVLVNSDYLNGMNVAEAKQAITEHLERDGKGWARIEYKLRDWLFARQRYWGEPFPIVYDSDGRAHALDEAALPVELPDVADYSPVSFDPDDADSEPSPPLAKATEWVHVELDLGDGLKTYSRDTNVMPQWAASSWYELRYTDPHNSDRFCAKENEEYWMGPRPDVHGPNDPGGVDLYVGGAEHAVLHLLYSRFWHKVLFDLGHVSSSEPFRRLVNQGYIQAFAYTDKRGSYVPAAEVIERDGGFVYPGPDGEVEVFQEFGKIGKSLKNSISPDEICDEYGADTLRVYEMSMGPLEASRPWATKDVIGAHRFLQRVWRLVVDENTGESRASDGQLSTETLRALHRTIAGVSEDYAALRNNTATAKLIEYTNHLTKLNLDTVPRAAVEPLVLMLAPLAPHMAEELWHRLGHDTTLAHGPFPEADPAYLVDDTVEYPVQVNGKVRSRIVVAADADQDALKAAALGDEKVQAFLAGAEPRKVIVVPGRLVNLVV, encoded by the coding sequence GTGACCGAATCGCCGACCAGCAGCACCGGTAGCGCCGACGCCGCTCAAGAGGTGGCTTCCAGCACGCCGCCGTACCGCTACACGGCCGGACTCGCCGCCACCGTGGAACGGGCGTGGCAGGAGAACTGGGCGCGGCTCGGAACGTTCAACGTGCCCAACCCGGTCGGTTCGCTCGCTCCGGCCGACGGCGGCGCGGTGCCCGAGGACAAGCTGTTCGTCCTGGACATGTTCCCCTACCCCTCCGGGGACGGTTTGCACGTCGGACACCCGCTGGGTTACATCGCCACCGACGTCTACGCGCGCTACTACCGGATGCATGGCCGTAACGTGCTGCACGCGCTGGGGTTCGACTCGTTCGGGCTACCAGCGGAGCAGTACGCCGTGCAGACCGGCACCCATCCGCGGACCCGGACCGAGGCGAACATCGTCAACTTCCGGCGCCAGTTGGGCCGACTGGGGCTGGCACACGACAGCCGCCGTACCTTCTCGACCACCGACGTCGACTTCTACAAATGGACGCAGTGGATCTTCCTGCAGATCTACAACGCCTGGTTCGACACCACCGCCAACAAAGCCCGCCCCATCTCGGAGCTGATCAGCGAGTTCGAATCCGGCGCAAGAAGTCTGGACGACGGCCGGTCATGGCAGGACCTGACGGCGGGGGAGCGGGCCGACATCGTCGACAGTCACCGGTTGGTCTACCGGGCCGACTCGCTGGTGAACTGGTGCCCGGGGCTGGGCACGGTGCTGGCCAACGAGGAGGTCACGTCCGACGGGCGCAGCGACCGCGGCAATTTCCCCGTGTTCCGGAAGCGGTTGCGGCAGTGGATGATGCGGATCACCGCCTACGCCGACCGACTGCTCGAAGACCTCGACCTGCTGGACTGGCCCGAGAAGATCAAGACGATGCAGCGCAACTGGATCGGGCGATCCACCGGCGCGGCGGCGCTGTTCTCGGCCACTCTCGCTTCCGGTGAACGGGCCGGTACCAACGTCGACCTCGAGGTGTTCACCACCCGGCCCGACACCTTGTTCGGTGCTACTTACCTGGTGCTGGCGCCCGAACACGACCTGGTCGACGAACTGGTCACCGAGGCGTGGCCGGACGGCGTCGAGCCATCGTGGACCTACGGGGGGTCCACGCCAGCAGAGGCGGTGGCCGCCTACCGTCGCGCGATCGCCGCGAAGTCCGACCTCGAGCGACAGGAGAGCCGGGAAAAGACCGGCGTCTTCCTGGGTAGCTATGCCACCAATCCGGCCAACGGCGCGGCGGTGCCCATCTTCATCGCCGACTACGTGCTGGCCGGCTACGGCACCGGAGCCATCATGGCCGTCCCGGGCCACGACCAACGGGACTGGGATTTCGCCCACGCCTTCGGTCTGCCGATCCTCGAAGTCATTGCCGGCGGCGACATTTCGGAGGCCGCATACACCGGCGACGGCGTCCTGGTGAATTCCGACTATCTCAACGGCATGAACGTCGCAGAGGCCAAGCAAGCCATCACCGAGCACCTGGAACGCGACGGCAAAGGCTGGGCCCGCATCGAATACAAGCTGCGGGACTGGCTTTTCGCGCGGCAACGTTACTGGGGCGAGCCATTCCCGATCGTCTACGACAGCGACGGCCGCGCACACGCGCTCGACGAGGCGGCCCTACCCGTCGAATTGCCGGACGTAGCGGACTATTCGCCGGTGTCGTTCGATCCGGACGACGCCGACAGTGAGCCGTCGCCGCCACTGGCCAAGGCGACCGAATGGGTGCACGTGGAGTTGGATCTGGGCGACGGGCTCAAGACGTACAGCCGTGACACCAACGTCATGCCGCAATGGGCCGCGAGCTCCTGGTACGAGCTGCGCTACACCGATCCGCACAATTCAGATCGGTTCTGCGCCAAGGAAAACGAAGAGTACTGGATGGGGCCGCGCCCGGACGTGCACGGTCCGAACGACCCAGGTGGTGTCGACCTGTATGTCGGTGGCGCCGAGCACGCGGTGCTGCACCTGCTGTATTCGCGGTTCTGGCACAAGGTTCTCTTCGACCTCGGTCACGTCAGCTCATCCGAACCGTTCCGCCGACTGGTCAACCAGGGCTACATCCAGGCCTTCGCCTACACCGACAAACGCGGGTCCTACGTGCCGGCCGCTGAGGTGATCGAACGTGACGGCGGCTTCGTCTACCCGGGTCCCGACGGCGAGGTCGAGGTCTTCCAGGAATTCGGCAAAATCGGTAAGAGCCTGAAGAATTCGATCTCGCCCGACGAGATCTGTGACGAGTACGGTGCGGACACGCTGCGCGTGTACGAGATGTCGATGGGACCGCTGGAGGCGTCGCGCCCCTGGGCCACCAAGGACGTCATCGGGGCACATCGTTTCCTGCAGCGGGTTTGGCGCCTCGTCGTCGACGAGAACACCGGCGAATCCCGAGCTTCCGACGGGCAGCTGAGCACCGAGACGCTGCGAGCCTTACACCGCACCATCGCCGGGGTCTCGGAAGACTATGCGGCACTGCGCAACAACACGGCGACGGCCAAGCTGATCGAGTACACCAACCACCTCACCAAGCTGAACCTCGACACGGTGCCCAGGGCGGCGGTGGAGCCCTTGGTGCTGATGCTGGCACCGTTGGCTCCGCACATGGCCGAGGAGTTGTGGCACCGCCTGGGGCACGACACGACGCTGGCGCACGGCCCCTTCCCGGAGGCGGACCCCGCCTACCTCGTCGACGACACCGTCGAATACCCGGTCCAGGTAAACGGCAAGGTCCGCAGCCGAATCGTCGTCGCGGCCGACGCGGACCAAGACGCGCTCAAGGCCGCGGCGTTGGGCGACGAGAAGGTGCAGGCGTTCCTGGCGGGGGCGGAGCCACGCAAGGTGATCGTCGTGCCCGGGCGGCTGGTCAACCTCGTCGTCTAG
- a CDS encoding SDR family oxidoreductase, with translation MPTALITGASGGIGSAIATALAPTHTLLLAGRPSARLDAVAERLGATTFPLDLTDSESIEASCEVVDTLDVLVHNAGVSLPGTVSESSVEQWRATFEVNVIGAVALTLALLPALRQARGQVVFINSGSGRKASRINASYSASKFALRAFADSLRADEPDLQVTTIYPGRTDTDMQHDLVAYEGGEYDAAKFLRPETVAEAVAYAVAAPADAHVHEVVIRPSGEARG, from the coding sequence ATGCCCACCGCACTTATCACCGGAGCCAGTGGCGGTATCGGCTCCGCAATCGCGACGGCGCTGGCGCCAACGCACACCTTGTTGTTGGCCGGCCGACCCTCGGCGCGGCTCGACGCCGTCGCGGAGCGGCTTGGCGCCACCACCTTCCCACTGGACCTGACCGACAGCGAATCGATCGAGGCCAGTTGCGAAGTGGTCGACACGCTCGACGTGCTGGTGCACAACGCGGGCGTGTCCTTGCCGGGTACCGTCTCCGAGTCCTCCGTTGAGCAGTGGCGCGCCACCTTCGAGGTGAATGTCATTGGGGCCGTTGCTCTTACGCTCGCGCTGTTGCCGGCGTTGCGGCAGGCCCGCGGGCAGGTGGTGTTCATCAACTCCGGGTCGGGACGCAAAGCGTCGCGAATCAACGCGTCGTATTCGGCCAGCAAGTTCGCCCTGCGGGCGTTCGCCGATTCGTTGCGCGCCGACGAGCCCGACCTTCAGGTGACCACCATCTACCCCGGCCGCACCGATACCGACATGCAGCACGACCTCGTCGCCTACGAGGGTGGCGAATACGACGCGGCCAAATTTCTTCGGCCCGAGACGGTCGCCGAGGCGGTCGCCTACGCCGTTGCCGCACCGGCGGATGCGCATGTCCACGAGGTGGTGATTCGGCCCTCCGGTGAGGCCCGCGGGTAG
- a CDS encoding MarR family winged helix-turn-helix transcriptional regulator: MAESEPTAPEVTELAEGLHRALSKLFSILRRGDPNNVVAGELTLAQLSILITLLDLGPIRMTDLAAHERVRTPTTTVAIRRLEKIGLVKRSRDPSDLRAVLVDITPQGRAVHAESLANRHAALAAMLSQLPRDDLDALMHALAPLQRLAAGEPIANAAGDTDRKQRESV; the protein is encoded by the coding sequence ATGGCGGAGAGCGAACCCACCGCGCCCGAGGTAACGGAGCTTGCGGAAGGGTTGCACCGCGCGCTATCCAAGCTGTTCTCGATCTTGCGCCGGGGCGATCCCAACAATGTGGTCGCCGGAGAATTGACGCTGGCGCAACTTTCCATCTTGATAACCCTGCTCGATCTGGGTCCCATCCGGATGACCGATTTGGCGGCGCACGAACGGGTCCGGACCCCAACCACCACGGTGGCCATTCGCCGCTTGGAGAAGATCGGTCTGGTCAAGCGTTCGCGCGACCCATCCGACCTGCGGGCCGTCCTGGTCGACATCACTCCGCAGGGGCGGGCTGTGCACGCAGAGTCGCTGGCCAACCGCCATGCGGCCCTGGCGGCGATGCTCAGCCAACTCCCCCGCGACGACCTCGACGCCCTGATGCATGCGCTGGCGCCGCTGCAGCGCCTGGCCGCGGGGGAACCGATCGCCAACGCGGCCGGCGACACCGACCGCAAGCAGCGTGAAAGCGTTTGA
- a CDS encoding GntR family transcriptional regulator: protein MPKKYGVKEKDQVVNHILNLVLTGRLRTGDRVDRNEIAQGLGVSRVPIQEALVQLEHDGIVSTRYHRGAFVERFDEATVREHHELDGLLNGIASARAAANPTPRILGELDALLRSMRTAKDSRNFAELCCEYRRTVNDEYAGPRLHATIRASYNLIPRVFWMTYQNSRDDVLPFYEDENAAIHRGDPEAARAACVGRSELMAQTMLAELCRRGVFAPQDVACPTPIRLHPAGNHLEPSSIVV from the coding sequence ATGCCGAAAAAATACGGGGTTAAAGAAAAAGACCAGGTTGTGAATCACATTCTCAACCTGGTGCTGACGGGGAGGCTCCGTACCGGAGACCGAGTCGATCGCAACGAGATCGCGCAGGGACTTGGGGTGAGCCGCGTGCCCATCCAAGAGGCGTTGGTCCAGCTCGAACACGATGGGATCGTCTCCACGCGTTATCACCGAGGCGCATTCGTCGAGCGTTTCGACGAAGCCACCGTCCGTGAGCACCACGAGCTGGACGGGCTGCTCAACGGCATCGCCTCGGCCCGGGCGGCGGCGAACCCCACCCCACGCATCCTCGGGGAGCTCGACGCGCTGCTGCGCTCGATGCGCACCGCCAAAGATTCGCGGAACTTCGCCGAACTCTGCTGCGAGTACCGACGCACGGTCAACGACGAGTACGCGGGGCCACGGCTGCACGCCACCATCCGCGCGTCATACAACCTCATCCCCCGAGTGTTCTGGATGACCTACCAGAACAGCCGCGATGACGTGCTGCCCTTCTATGAAGACGAGAACGCCGCCATCCACCGGGGCGACCCGGAAGCCGCGCGGGCGGCATGCGTCGGCCGCTCGGAGCTGATGGCGCAAACGATGCTCGCCGAGCTGTGCCGGCGGGGGGTATTCGCTCCACAGGACGTTGCGTGCCCCACTCCCATACGCCTGCACCCGGCGGGAAACCACCTCGAACCGTCATCGATCGTGGTGTGA
- a CDS encoding LLM class F420-dependent oxidoreductase: MTSELPIRIGVQLQPQHAPQYDQIRDAVRRCEDIGVDIAFNWDHFFPLYGDPDGAHFECWTMLGAWAEQTSRIQIGALVTCNSYRNPELLADMARTVDHISDGRLILGIGSGWKDKDYYEYGYEFGTAGSRLDDLAAALPRIKSRLAKLNPPPTRDIPVLIGGGGERKTLRLVAQYADMWHSFTSADEFPAKSEVLARHCADVGRDPATIARSAGVQNNSELIADAEALVGLGVTLLTVGCDGPDYDLSAAEKLVKWRDAR; encoded by the coding sequence ATGACTTCTGAGCTGCCCATCCGCATCGGCGTGCAACTACAACCGCAACACGCTCCCCAGTACGACCAGATCCGCGACGCCGTTCGACGCTGCGAAGACATCGGCGTAGACATCGCCTTCAATTGGGACCACTTCTTTCCGCTGTACGGCGACCCCGACGGCGCACACTTCGAATGCTGGACCATGCTGGGCGCCTGGGCCGAGCAGACATCACGCATCCAGATCGGCGCCCTGGTCACCTGCAACTCCTACCGCAACCCGGAGCTGCTCGCCGACATGGCCCGCACCGTCGATCACATTTCCGACGGCCGACTCATCCTTGGCATCGGGTCGGGCTGGAAAGACAAGGACTATTACGAGTACGGCTACGAGTTCGGCACCGCTGGTAGCCGACTGGACGATCTAGCCGCCGCCCTACCCCGAATCAAGTCTCGACTGGCCAAGCTGAATCCCCCGCCCACCCGTGACATCCCGGTGCTGATCGGCGGCGGCGGTGAGCGCAAGACCCTGCGGCTGGTCGCTCAGTACGCAGACATGTGGCACAGCTTCACTTCAGCGGACGAGTTCCCGGCGAAGTCAGAAGTGCTGGCGCGGCACTGCGCCGACGTCGGGCGGGACCCGGCCACCATCGCGCGATCGGCCGGCGTCCAGAACAACAGCGAGTTGATTGCCGACGCCGAGGCACTTGTCGGGCTGGGCGTCACGCTGCTGACGGTGGGTTGCGACGGCCCCGACTACGACCTCAGCGCCGCCGAAAAGCTGGTTAAGTGGCGCGACGCCCGGTAA
- a CDS encoding alpha/beta fold hydrolase, giving the protein MTEISDDELTGLTEFALLAENAEQAGVTGPLPHVERVEVGSGDAKISALRWGTAEPRIVFLHGGGQNAHTWDTVIVGLGEPALAVDLPGHGHSAWREDGDYSPQLNAEALAPALRELAPTAEFVVGMSLGGLTAVRLGAHAAELVNELMLIDVTPSALQRHSEMTKEQQGTVALMHGEREFPSFQAMLDLTIAAAPHREVKALRRGVFHNSRRLDNGNWTWRYDAIRKFPDFASLWDDVDALSAPITLVRGGWSGFVTEQDIAELSQRARHFRGAHVVENSGHSVQSDQPQALTALVRKVLDAR; this is encoded by the coding sequence GTGACCGAGATTTCCGACGACGAACTGACCGGCCTCACTGAATTCGCGCTGCTGGCCGAGAACGCCGAGCAGGCGGGTGTCACGGGTCCCCTCCCCCACGTTGAGCGGGTCGAGGTGGGATCGGGTGACGCCAAGATCAGCGCGCTGCGCTGGGGCACCGCCGAGCCGCGAATCGTCTTCCTGCACGGTGGCGGTCAGAACGCCCACACCTGGGACACCGTGATCGTCGGCCTCGGCGAACCGGCGCTCGCGGTGGATCTACCCGGCCACGGCCACTCGGCCTGGCGCGAGGACGGAGACTACTCACCGCAGCTCAATGCCGAAGCACTGGCGCCTGCGCTACGCGAACTGGCGCCCACCGCCGAATTCGTCGTCGGCATGTCGCTGGGCGGGCTGACCGCAGTACGGCTGGGCGCCCACGCGGCAGAACTCGTCAACGAACTCATGCTCATCGATGTCACCCCGTCGGCCCTGCAGCGGCACTCGGAGATGACCAAGGAGCAGCAAGGCACGGTGGCGCTGATGCACGGGGAGCGCGAATTCCCCAGCTTCCAAGCCATGCTCGACCTGACCATCGCCGCGGCCCCACATCGCGAGGTGAAGGCGTTGCGTCGCGGCGTTTTCCACAACTCTCGTCGACTCGACAACGGGAACTGGACGTGGCGCTACGACGCGATCCGCAAGTTTCCCGACTTCGCGAGTCTGTGGGACGACGTCGACGCTTTGTCCGCACCCATCACACTGGTCCGCGGCGGCTGGTCGGGTTTCGTCACCGAACAGGACATCGCCGAATTGAGCCAGCGCGCAAGGCATTTCCGTGGCGCGCACGTTGTCGAGAACTCCGGCCACTCGGTGCAAAGCGACCAGCCTCAGGCCTTGACCGCCCTCGTCCGGAAGGTGCTTGACGCGCGCTGA